The sequence CCTATCAAGATGCTTAGAGCACTGCTCAGGTCTAGAGGTTGTCTATACTGTCTCGAGTATTCGATGGATCTCTGAGATATGATGAAGGTTTTAGAGATCTCTTCAAGAGGTATTATAATTCTAACATTATCTCTCTCGAGAGGTGTAGCGTCAGCACCTCTACCGAGCCTGGTTAGAGGTAGATAATGTCTGAAAACTCTGATGCTATCAGCTGTCTTCCGAAGATTCTCGCGTATATACTCTAGCTCGCTACTGCTTAAGCTCTCTGAATCTTCTGAAGCATTGTTCTCACGAACAGATCCTCTGCTAGGGTCGATTCCTTTCACAAGTTCTCCAACCTCTCTCTCACCCTTCTCGAGTTCTGAGACTTGCTCAGGATCCAGATTCTTCAGAATAGCTAGAAACTCGCCAACATGAGTCTTCTCCTCTCTAGCTATATCTTCAAAAACTCTTCTTATACTATCATCATCGATAGATCTGGCGATCTGGAGATAGAGATTTATAGCATCAAGTTCTGCTATGATTGAAAGTCTTAGAGCTTCAGAGATCTCTTCTCTAGAGAGTTTTCTCCCCGAAGGAATTTCTAGAGGATGTTTAGAAAGCATGTGAATCTCCGTAGAATCTTACGCTAGCAAGTTATTAAACTCTCTCCCTATCCTATAAAGATCGAATCTATTGATCTGTTTTTCTAAAAGCTTTGTCAATGAGATTCCAATCCTCCTCTTCAAGACTCCAACCAGTTGATCCAGCTATCTCCTCCACATGAGGTATTGT comes from Sulfolobales archaeon and encodes:
- a CDS encoding family 1 encapsulin nanocompartment shell protein is translated as MLSKHPLEIPSGRKLSREEISEALRLSIIAELDAINLYLQIARSIDDDSIRRVFEDIAREEKTHVGEFLAILKNLDPEQVSELEKGEREVGELVKGIDPSRGSVRENNASEDSESLSSSELEYIRENLRKTADSIRVFRHYLPLTRLGRGADATPLERDNVRIIIPLEEISKTFIISQRSIEYSRQYRQPLDLSSALSILIGFALDEDRKILEKILGVEGSIQMNISSWEEPGRAVEEISRAVQELIRSNAPQPYILFLSPSRYTRLLAVYERTGVMELTRVKTLVKEVVQTPILPDELALVVSSSYASLDLVLGGDTEIDYVGPEDGGHKFRVWETLALRIRNPRSIAVLRQQKI